TCCATGACGTACGCGCAGGCCGCGTCGCCCGACGGGATGAAGCTCACCCGGGCGGGCTCCTCGCCGAGGAGTTCCTGCAGCAGCCCCGACTCGGCGCGACAGGGCACCTGTGTCACCTCGACCAACGCACGAATCGGACAGTGGCAGAGGCGAAGCCGCGGCGCGTCGCCACCCATCTCCAACACCGGCATGAACCCGAGGTCGGCGAAGACCCGCGCCACCTCCTCGAGGCGCGCCCCGCCCTCGAGGTGAGCCACGCGGGCCATCGCCGACGCTCGCACTTCCGCCAGATACTCTTCATAGAAGGCGCGCAGCAACGGCTGCTGTCCGCGTGCGGCCAGAAAACCGGCGAGGGCGCGCAGCACCTCGCCCTCCCGGCGAGGGAAGAGTGCCTCCGCGTCCGCCGTCAGCGTGAAGCGGATCTCGGGCCGTCCGGGGCCCCGTCGCCGCGTCCCGCTCCGCGCGACGAGCGCGCGCGACTCGAGTGTCCGCAGGTGCTCGCGCACGGTCTCCACGCTCAGGGACAGTTCGCGGGCCAGCTCCGGAACCGTCGCGCCGCCGCGCCGCTTGAGGGCGTCGACCAGGGCGCGATGGCTCGGCTGGATCGGTGCGGATGGACGCATGAGGTCTGGGCTAGGGTGCGGCGACCGGCTACGCGTTCAAGTTGGCTTGCGTGTGGACGATAATCAAGGCAATTTCCGTGACAAACAAACCCAGGCGCACTCATGTCGTCCCTGCAGCCTACCGATCCGCGTGCCATGACCGTCGACGAACTGATGGCCCGCCATCCCGAGACCATGGCGGTGTTCAATGCCTTCGGCATCGACAGTTGCTGCGGGGCGCACCGGAGCGTGCACGAGGCGGCCGCCGCGGACGAGGCGGACGAGGCGGCGTTGCTCGACGCCCTCACGCGGGCGATCGGAGCGGGGCGATGAAGGCGTTCGACGCCCATGCCGCCGCACTTGCGGCCGTGCCGGCGCATCCGGCGCGGCCGGCGACCGCGACGGTTCATGATGCACCGGGGCTACGGCTCGTGGTCTTTCGTCTCGAGCCAGGGCAATCGGTGGCCCCGCATACGAGCGAGGCGACGGTCCTGATCACCGTCTTGAGCGGCCGAGGTACCATCAGCGTGGGTGAGGAGCTGGTGGAGGCAGGACCTGGGCACGTGGTCACGCTCGCGCCGGGCGAGCCGCACGGCATGCGCGCGACCGCCGACCGATTCTGTCTGCTCGCCACGATCGTGCGGCGCTCGTGAGCGCTGGCGAGGCGGCACCGCCGGGCATATCGTGACGGGGAGCGTACGCCCCCTCAACGGACGATCCGTGACCGATTCGCGTGGTGCCAGCGACCGTGAGGCGGTGGCAGGCCTCGGCTCCTTGGCGCGCCTTCACGCGATGCTGGGCCAGGTGAACCGGTGCATCGCACGGGTCGAGACGTGCGATGCACTCTGGACCGGGGTCTGCCGCGGGGCGGTGGAGCAGGGCGGATTCTCCGTGGCGTGGGTCGGCCTGCTGGGCGAGGCGGCGCGGACCGTCACCGCCGTTGCGTCGCACGGCGAGTCCCTCGGTGAGCTCCCGTCCACACCGTTCAGCGTCGCGCCGCATGGACATGACGCCATGGCGCGGGCGGTATCCGGCGGACGCGCGGTCGTGACGACCGACCCGGCCGACCAGGTGCGCCTGCTGCCGCGACGCCAGCCGATCGAGAGCGCCGCCGTGCGGGCGGTCGTGCGCGCGGTCGCCGTCGTCCCCTTCCGCTGTCGGGGCCACGTGGTCGGTGTCCTGACCGTGGGATCCGCGGACACCTCCCTCGTCGAGGGCCCCGGACCGCTCGGCCTCCTCGATCTCCTCGCCGACGACATCTCCCATGCCCTGGATGCTCTGGAAGTGGCGGGGGAACGGCGGCGGGCCGCGCGGGTCGACGCACATCAGGGGGTCCTGTCCGATGCGACGATCGAGAGCCTGCCGGGCATCTACTACCTCATCGACACCGCGGGACGCTTCGTTCGCTGGAACGCGAGACTCGAGCACGTGAGCGGCTACAGCGGGGCGGAGCTCGCCCTGCTGCACGCGACCGACCTCTTCACGGGCGACGAGCAGGAGCTGATCCGTCAGCGGATCGGCGCGGTCTTCACCCTCGGCACGGCGAGCGCGGAAGCACACCTCACCGCGAAGGATGGGGTCCGCACGCCGTTCTTCCTGACCGGACAGCGGTTGATGCCGGAGGGCGAGCCGCACCTCGTGGGCGTCGGGATCGACATCGCGGCCCGGCGCCGCGCGGAGGAGTCGCTGCGGGAACTCGCCAACGCCGTCAACTCGGCGGGTGACGTCGTCTTCGTCACCGACCTCGGCGGCACGATCACGCACGTCAACGAGCGATTCACCGCACTCTACGGCCACGACCCGGCGGATGTGGTCGGCAAGGTCACGCCCCGTATCCTGAAGAGTGGACGCCAGTCGTCGGCGTTCTACCGCGACGTGTGGGGCGCACTGCTCGGCGGCGAGCGGGTCCACGGCGAGGTGGTGAACCGGACGAAGGACGGACGGCTGCTGTCGATCGAGGAGACGATCACGCCGTACCGTGACGATTCGGGGCGGTTCGTCGGGTTCATCGCGGTCCAGCGCGAGATCGGCGCCCGCACGCGTGCGCAGGCGGAGTCTCGCCTGCTGCAGGCGGTCATGCTCGGCGTCGGCGAGGCCGAGACGCTGGATGACGCGCTCGCCTTCGTGCTGCACGAGGTCTGCGCCGCGACCGGCTGGGCCATCGGCGAGATCTGGGTTCCCAATGGCGACGGCACGATGCTGGACTGCCATCCCGTCTGGCATGGCGCGACGCCGGCGCTGCGGGAGTTCCGCGAGGCGAGCCGCGCGACGCGTTTCGCGCCGGGGGAGGGCCTGCCGGGTCGTGTCTGGCGATCGAAGCGGCCGGAATGGCTCTCCGACCTCCGGTCGCCGTCGCACTTCCCCCGCATGCGCGTCGCCGCCATGGCCGGCCTGACCGCGGGACTCGCGGTCCCCGTGCTTGCGCACGGCGAGGTGGTGATGTTGCTCGGGTTCTTCGTGGCCGAGCCGACGGCAGAGGAATCCTCGCGAGTCGAACTCATCGCCGCCGTCGCCGCCCGGATCGGGGCGCTCATCGAGCGCCGGCAGGCGCAGCATGCATTGGCCACGCGCGAAGCCTATTTTCGTGCCCTGATCGAGAACGCGTCCGACCTCATCACCGTGCTGGACCTCGACGGCGCGATCCGCTTCCAGGGCCAGAGCGTGGAGCGCCTCCTCGGGTTCCGGCCGGAGGAGATGGTCGGTCGCTCGGCGCTCGAGTGGGTGCATCCCGAGGATCTCGACCGGGTGATCGGGACCATGGAGCGAATCCGCGGCGGATCGGACCGCCCGACGGACGTGGAGTACCGCATTCGGCACGCCGATGGTCGCTGGCGGACCATCGAGTCCATCGTCCGTCGCGTCATCGAGCCCGCCGGCGCGCCCGTCGTGCTCGTGAACTCCCGTGACGTGACGGCGAGCCGGGGGTTGGAGGAGCAGCTGCACCACTCGCAGCGGATGGAGGCGATCGGCCGGCTCGCCGGCGGCGTGGCGCACGACCTCAACAACGCGCTCGCGGTCATCATGATGGAGTCCGGCGAGATCCGGACGGTCGCCGGGCTGCCGCCAGCGGTGCGGCACGGCGTCGAGCAGATCGCCTCGACCGTCGAGCACGCGGTCGGGCTGACTCGGCAACTGCTCCTCTTCAGCCGCAAGCAGGTCACACAGCTCCGCGACCTCGACCTGAACGTGACCGTGCGGAACGTCGTCACCATGCTCCAGCGCATCATCGGCGCGGACGTGCGACTCGAGGCGGTGGTGCATCCGGACCCGTTGCGGGTGCGCGCCGACGCCGGGATGCTGGAGCAGATCGTGCTCAACCTGGCCGTCAACGCGCGTGACGCGATGCCGCGGGGCGGACACCTGAGGATCGAGACCGCACGGCTGGCGATCGACGACCCGGTGTCGCGTCGTCATCCCGTGGAGACCGGGCGGGTCCATGTCGCCTTGCGGGTCAGTGACACGGGAGAGGGCATCGCCGCCGACGTGATCCCGCACATCTTCGAGCCGTTCTTCACGACCAAGGGGATCGGCCAGGGCACCGGACTCGGTCTCGCCACCGTCTTCGGCATCGTGCAGCAGCACGGCGGATGGATCGACGTCGAGAGCGAGGTGGGACGCGGCTCGACCTTCGTGGTCGCGCTCCCCGCGCAGGAGGGCCCCGCGGAGGAGGCCACCACCACCGTCGCCCCGGCCCACGAGCTCGCGCCGCCCGGTGGTTCGGAGACGATTCTCCTCGTGGAGGACGATCCCGCGGTCCGGGCCGCCGCCCGGACGATCCTCACCCGCAACGGCTACCGCGTGCTGGCGACCGCGAGTGGCGTCGAGGCGATGGCGCTGTGGCCGAGCATCGAGGCGTCCATCGCGCTGCTCCTCACCGACCTCGTGATGCCCGGCGGCATCAGCGGACACGACGTCGCCGAACGCGCCCGGGCGTCACGGCCGGGGCTGCCGGTGGTGCTCATGACCGGCTACAGCCCGGACATCGCCGGCCGGACGCTGTCCGCCCGGGACAGCGCGCACTTCCTGCAGAAGCCGTTCACGCGTGATGCGCTCCTCGCGACGGTGCGTCGCTGCCTCGACGATCGCGCCCACGCAGACGGCTGACCAGGTCCGGGCGCCAGCGCAGCACCGCCACGCCGGCCGTGCAGGCCGCGAGCAGGTTCGCCACGGCGATGGACCACCAAGGCAGCACCTCGCGCAGGGGGATGGAGAGCGCACCCACCGCGGCCACCGTCGCCGCGCCGCCGCCCACGATGATGGCGACGAACAACGGTCGTCCCAGCGCCCCCGTGACGAACCCATGCACGATGCGCAGGACGACGAGGCCGATCAGCAGCGAGAGCGCGAGGTGCACCGCCGTGTAGGCGCCCACCGCCCCGACGTCGACCGGCGTCGGCAATCCGAGGCCACCCGTGTCGCGCACGCCGCGGAACACGGCGCGGCCGAGCTGATTCACCGAATAGAGCGCGCCGCGCGACGCGAGCACGTCGAAGGCGGCGTAGAAGAGCGCCACGGTGACGAACGCGATGAGACCGACCTGCACACCCTGACGCACCCAACGGGAATCCGACATGGTACCCTCCTCGGGGGGAATGCGGTGTGTGACGCAGCCGACCCTCGCGTTCGGCGTCTGCCCGTGCGCGCGGTCAGGCGGGGAGCCGACGCCAGCCACGCCACATCCAGGCGGCGACGCCGGCGAGCACGAGCGCGCGCACCACCTGCCCGGCCATCGCCGTGCCGCCGTAGGCGTCGATCAACCGCGGCGCGGCGAACCAGTAGTAGGTGCCGACCGACACGCCGCCGAGCACGAGGAGCGCGCGCGCCCCCCGTACCAGGCCGAGCAGGATCGCGGAGGCGACGATGCTGCCGACGACCCACTGCCCCACGGTCGCGTAGGTCGCGAGCGCCTGCGACAGCGGGCCGTCGACCGTCGTGAAGTACCCGATGATGAATCCGGGGAACGCGCTCGCGAAGAGGCCGAACGGGGAGAGGATCCAGTGCCGCCCCCGCCAGCCCGCGATGCTCTGCACCGCGCTCTTCCGCCCCGCCAGGTCAGGACAGCCCAGCGACACGCAGCGATTGCAGTCCACGCACCGGGCGCTCCCCACGTCGAGCAGCGGCGCCTGGCCATAGAGCTTCTCCACCGGCAACACCGGACACAGCGAATTGCAGAAGCCCGCGCGCCGCGACACGACGAGACCGGTCGCCACCGCGAGCACCGCCACCGCGGAGACCGTCACGGTCATCGCCACGCCGTTCGCGTTGAACAGGAACCGCCGTGCGGGGACCATCAGCACGAGCAGCCCGATGCCCACCGCCCACATGAGTGTCAGCACTGGAGGTGTGAGGAGCCGTCCCGCACTCCGGCGCGAGCCCAACTCGTTGAGGGTCGCGAGCGGACACACGTTCCGCCAGATCATCGGATTCACCAGGAACACCGCCGGGAGCAATGGGATGACCATGTCCCAGAGCAGGTGCAGCGACACGTCGGGCATCAGGACGAACGCGCCGAGCAGGACCAGCGTGAGCACGACGCCGAGCGACTGGGCGGCGCGCCACAGCGGCGGTGCGGCGACGAGGGGAAGCCGGACGACGGACACAGGACCTCGTGTGACGAAGGGGGGTGGAGCCGCACCGCCGCAGATTATATCATGCATCCTTCATGCATGTTAGAGGCGAATCCCCGACACCAGGCGCATGGCACTCCCCGGCGTCCCGCGACGACCGCTCGTGCCGAGCACCTCGCGGGGAAGCGGTAGCTTTCGAAGCGCCGCTCGCCAGTCGCCGCGACCCTTCCGCCCCACGCCCGTGACCGCGTCCGCACCGCACGCCACGCCACCCGACTATCTCCCCCTGCAGCGCTGGCTGATGGCCTGCATCGTGGCCGTCTTCCTCGCCGTCGTGGTGGGGGGCATCACGCGACTGACCGAGAGCGGGCTCTCGATCACCGAATGGAAGCCGGTCTCCGGCGTGCTGCCGCCGCTGTCCGCGGCCGAGTGGGCGACGGCCTTCGAGTCCTTCCAGCGGATCCCGCAGGCCGAGACGACCCACAAGGGGATCACGCTCGAGGGATTCAAGCTCATCTACTGGTGGGAGTGGTTCCACCGGATCCTCGCCCGGAGCGTGGGGCTCGTGTTCGCGATCCCGTTCATCGTGCTGCTCGCGCGCGGTGGCATCCCGGAACGGCTGCACATGCGGCTCACCGTGCTGCCGCTGCTCACGCTCGCGCAAGGCGCGCTCGGCTGGTACATGGTGCAGAGCGGCCTCGCCGAGCGGACGTCGGTGAGCGCCTACCGGCTCACCGCGCATCTCGCGCTCGCGCTCGCGATCCTCGTGGTGGCGCTCTGGACGCTCGCCGACCTGCGGCCCGTCGCGCGCGAGGCACGGCCGTCGGCGCGCTGGCGGTGGGCGATGGGAGTGGTGGTGGTGCTGCTCATCGTGACCCTGCTCTCCGGCGGCTTCGTCGCCGGGCTCCGCGCGGGCCGCATCTACAACACCTTCCCCCTGATGGGAGGGTCGCTCGTGCCGATGGGCTACGGCCAACTCGCGCCCTGGTGGCGCGACGCGTTCGAGAACCCGGCGGCGGCGCAATTCCATCATCGGCTACTGGCGATCGGGACGGGTCTGCTCGCGCTGCTTCTCGCGCTCGGCGCCCGCGCCGCCGTGCTCGGCGCCGAGGCGGCGCGCGCCGTGCGACTGATGGGTGCGATCGTGCTGGCGCAGGTCACGCTCGGCATCGTCACGCTGCTGTTCGCGGTGCCGATCGCCCTCGGCGTGGCCCATCAGTTCACGGGCGTGCTCGCGTTGAGTGCGGGGGTGCTCGCGTTGCACCGGGTACTGGGCGCTTCGGGGTCCGCGAGCAGGTAGTCGAGGACGTCCTGCGCCGTGTACGAGCGGCGACCCTTGGCGACGCTGGTGAGTTCGAGCAGGCTGTCACCGCTGGTCACGAGCGGGAGTTCCGCGCCCGATCCCTCGCGGACCTGCGCCATGCCCACGGCCGCCGCGAGTCCGTTGCAGAGACAGCGGCGCCCGCGGGTGTGCTCGACGGTGCCGCCGGCTTTCACGTACTGCTCCACCGGCGCCGCCGCGCAGCGATGGACGATGCGCCCGTCGGGGCCGCGCGCCGCGGTGCGGAGGTAGCCGAGGTCGCAGAGGCGTCCGCGATCGGCCGGCGCTTGGGCGAGCGACGGCGTCTCGGCGAGCTTGAACGGGAAGCCGGTGGGCGAGGCTCGCGGGTCGGTGAAGATCCCGACGTCGCCGTTGGCGAGGTCGCCGAGCACCGCGCGCTTGATCTCGGGCGTGAAGCCCGACTCGTCGGCGTAGGCGAAGGCGGTGCCCACCTGGATGCCCGCCGCCCCGAGCTGCCGGGCGTTGCGCAGGGCCTGCGGGGAGCCCACGCTGCCGGCGAGCCAGAAGGGCTTGCCGATCTCGCGCATGGCGTCGAGGTCGGCGGTGTCGCGGTCACCGTAGACGGGCTCTCCGCGCGCGTTCAGTCGAAGTGCGCCGCGCGGTGGCGCGTTGTGGCCACCGGCGGTCGCGCCTTCCACGACGAAGCCGTCCACCGTGCCGTTCGACTTGCGCGCAAGCGTGGTGGCGAGCGAGTGGGCCGACACGATGGCGAAGAAGCGGGGCCGCGTGAGCGCGCGCGGCGCGCCGGGGAAGTCGGCGGGAGCGAAGCGCAGGGAGAGTGGTTCGTCGGCGGGCTGTCCCTCGACGTCGAAGCGCATGGTGGCGGCGGCGCCCTGCGCGAGGGCGTCGAGCGCGCCCGGGATCTCGCGCGGGATGCCCGCGCCCATGAGCACCACATCCACGCCGGCGAGCA
This region of Gemmatimonadota bacterium genomic DNA includes:
- a CDS encoding helix-turn-helix domain-containing protein, which codes for MRPSAPIQPSHRALVDALKRRGGATVPELARELSLSVETVREHLRTLESRALVARSGTRRRGPGRPEIRFTLTADAEALFPRREGEVLRALAGFLAARGQQPLLRAFYEEYLAEVRASAMARVAHLEGGARLEEVARVFADLGFMPVLEMGGDAPRLRLCHCPIRALVEVTQVPCRAESGLLQELLGEEPARVSFIPSGDAACAYVMEATR
- a CDS encoding DUF542 domain-containing protein is translated as MTVDELMARHPETMAVFNAFGIDSCCGAHRSVHEAAAADEADEAALLDALTRAIGAGR
- a CDS encoding cupin domain-containing protein; the protein is MKAFDAHAAALAAVPAHPARPATATVHDAPGLRLVVFRLEPGQSVAPHTSEATVLITVLSGRGTISVGEELVEAGPGHVVTLAPGEPHGMRATADRFCLLATIVRRS
- a CDS encoding PAS domain S-box protein, with the protein product MTDSRGASDREAVAGLGSLARLHAMLGQVNRCIARVETCDALWTGVCRGAVEQGGFSVAWVGLLGEAARTVTAVASHGESLGELPSTPFSVAPHGHDAMARAVSGGRAVVTTDPADQVRLLPRRQPIESAAVRAVVRAVAVVPFRCRGHVVGVLTVGSADTSLVEGPGPLGLLDLLADDISHALDALEVAGERRRAARVDAHQGVLSDATIESLPGIYYLIDTAGRFVRWNARLEHVSGYSGAELALLHATDLFTGDEQELIRQRIGAVFTLGTASAEAHLTAKDGVRTPFFLTGQRLMPEGEPHLVGVGIDIAARRRAEESLRELANAVNSAGDVVFVTDLGGTITHVNERFTALYGHDPADVVGKVTPRILKSGRQSSAFYRDVWGALLGGERVHGEVVNRTKDGRLLSIEETITPYRDDSGRFVGFIAVQREIGARTRAQAESRLLQAVMLGVGEAETLDDALAFVLHEVCAATGWAIGEIWVPNGDGTMLDCHPVWHGATPALREFREASRATRFAPGEGLPGRVWRSKRPEWLSDLRSPSHFPRMRVAAMAGLTAGLAVPVLAHGEVVMLLGFFVAEPTAEESSRVELIAAVAARIGALIERRQAQHALATREAYFRALIENASDLITVLDLDGAIRFQGQSVERLLGFRPEEMVGRSALEWVHPEDLDRVIGTMERIRGGSDRPTDVEYRIRHADGRWRTIESIVRRVIEPAGAPVVLVNSRDVTASRGLEEQLHHSQRMEAIGRLAGGVAHDLNNALAVIMMESGEIRTVAGLPPAVRHGVEQIASTVEHAVGLTRQLLLFSRKQVTQLRDLDLNVTVRNVVTMLQRIIGADVRLEAVVHPDPLRVRADAGMLEQIVLNLAVNARDAMPRGGHLRIETARLAIDDPVSRRHPVETGRVHVALRVSDTGEGIAADVIPHIFEPFFTTKGIGQGTGLGLATVFGIVQQHGGWIDVESEVGRGSTFVVALPAQEGPAEEATTTVAPAHELAPPGGSETILLVEDDPAVRAAARTILTRNGYRVLATASGVEAMALWPSIEASIALLLTDLVMPGGISGHDVAERARASRPGLPVVLMTGYSPDIAGRTLSARDSAHFLQKPFTRDALLATVRRCLDDRAHADG
- a CDS encoding COX15/CtaA family protein codes for the protein MTASAPHATPPDYLPLQRWLMACIVAVFLAVVVGGITRLTESGLSITEWKPVSGVLPPLSAAEWATAFESFQRIPQAETTHKGITLEGFKLIYWWEWFHRILARSVGLVFAIPFIVLLARGGIPERLHMRLTVLPLLTLAQGALGWYMVQSGLAERTSVSAYRLTAHLALALAILVVALWTLADLRPVAREARPSARWRWAMGVVVVLLIVTLLSGGFVAGLRAGRIYNTFPLMGGSLVPMGYGQLAPWWRDAFENPAAAQFHHRLLAIGTGLLALLLALGARAAVLGAEAARAVRLMGAIVLAQVTLGIVTLLFAVPIALGVAHQFTGVLALSAGVLALHRVLGASGSASR
- a CDS encoding nitronate monooxygenase, with protein sequence MSARALPLIIQGGMGVAVSDWRLAHAVSSAGQLGVVSGTALDTVLVRRLQDGDVGGAMRRALEHLPMPGVAADLLRRYFRPEGRAPGEPYRVLPMYKQAVSALREQVTVAANFVEVFLAKEGHQGAVGINLLTKVQLPTLASLYGAMLAGVDVVLMGAGIPREIPGALDALAQGAAATMRFDVEGQPADEPLSLRFAPADFPGAPRALTRPRFFAIVSAHSLATTLARKSNGTVDGFVVEGATAGGHNAPPRGALRLNARGEPVYGDRDTADLDAMREIGKPFWLAGSVGSPQALRNARQLGAAGIQVGTAFAYADESGFTPEIKRAVLGDLANGDVGIFTDPRASPTGFPFKLAETPSLAQAPADRGRLCDLGYLRTAARGPDGRIVHRCAAAPVEQYVKAGGTVEHTRGRRCLCNGLAAAVGMAQVREGSGAELPLVTSGDSLLELTSVAKGRRSYTAQDVLDYLLADPEAPSTRCNASTPALNASTPVN